One segment of Leptospirillum ferrooxidans C2-3 DNA contains the following:
- the mutS gene encoding DNA mismatch repair protein MutS encodes MDTEEMASQKRWVYPDTPLFRQYQGLREKAGEALLFFRLGDFYELFGDQAVEVSRVLGLTLTSRDRNKSNPLPMCGIPARSLELYLPRLVSLGYRIAISEQTQPDLESDGMFAREIVRIVTRSTLIEDPSLEGGQTKNGVCIVRMDESVAISSLDLSSGHLAVFEPQNKGDLDAILDWMASKSPVEILIADNELSVALSGIDHQRMSPSEIPLTELLDVLPQGFEFPVLSPASERALSTLISYVASLKAGIIHHLTGVTVEKTVGTLVIDRASIRHLDLVPDQEDRKKNGSLLEVLDQSRSSLGSRMLRRWVLAPLSDRETILLRQWIVKRMDENPRWADRIGDILGSTGDIERILGRIGMKGRLPRDLGGIRDGIQGAIELAKMPEWTELLPDHKRDASIEILSAMVLRLSGALVDDPPVSCGESPVIRDGFDAELDGYRHFEREGDQDLLKIEERERRSTGIDTLRIRYNQVAGYYIEVTKGQVSKVPSHYFRKQTLTGVERYTLPELMDFEQRIAESRSRAQQREFALLDELTTLVLSLSAQIQRMAEFLGTVDALLSFARVGKKRQYVLPSFSMDGAMSITNGRHPIVEARLMSGTFMPNDTNLGSGTFVLLTGPNMAGKSTYMRQLALIQIMAQMGAPVPADSAVLPIVDRILTRVGANDHILEGESTFMVEMKEVARVLRDATSKTLVILDEVGRGTATFDGMAIAWAVSEYIHDHIRSMTLFATHYHELHALTEKGQRFLNQSVAVRIEGGKIFFPHRISSGHSSKSYGIDVAKLAGVPEVVIERATRILEHWNRQKPFKAISDGLSQLPEKDSGALPLFNWKVRSDKPTQSS; translated from the coding sequence ATGGACACTGAAGAAATGGCATCTCAAAAACGATGGGTTTATCCGGACACTCCATTGTTTCGGCAGTATCAGGGGTTAAGGGAAAAAGCAGGGGAAGCCCTTCTTTTTTTCCGACTGGGAGACTTTTACGAATTGTTCGGAGACCAGGCGGTGGAGGTTTCCAGAGTATTGGGGCTCACCTTGACTTCGAGGGATCGGAATAAATCCAATCCTCTGCCCATGTGCGGGATTCCGGCCCGTTCTCTGGAACTTTACCTTCCACGTCTCGTATCTCTGGGATACCGGATTGCCATTTCGGAGCAGACACAGCCGGATTTGGAGTCCGACGGAATGTTTGCAAGAGAAATTGTGAGAATTGTGACAAGATCGACTTTGATCGAAGATCCATCGCTTGAAGGGGGACAGACAAAAAATGGTGTCTGTATCGTCCGGATGGATGAATCGGTTGCGATATCGAGTCTGGATCTCTCAAGCGGACATCTTGCTGTGTTTGAACCGCAGAATAAAGGAGATCTTGATGCCATTCTGGACTGGATGGCCTCAAAGTCGCCTGTGGAGATTCTCATCGCAGACAACGAATTGTCTGTCGCCTTGTCCGGAATAGACCATCAGAGAATGTCTCCTTCCGAAATTCCTTTGACAGAATTGCTCGATGTCCTTCCTCAAGGTTTCGAGTTTCCGGTCCTTTCTCCTGCATCGGAACGGGCGCTTTCCACACTGATCTCTTATGTTGCCTCGCTCAAGGCCGGGATCATCCACCATCTGACAGGTGTTACGGTCGAGAAAACGGTGGGTACCCTTGTGATCGATCGCGCATCGATACGCCACCTCGATCTTGTTCCGGATCAGGAAGACCGGAAAAAAAATGGAAGTCTTCTGGAGGTTCTGGACCAATCCCGCTCTTCACTGGGGAGCAGAATGCTCAGACGTTGGGTCTTGGCGCCTCTTTCCGATCGGGAGACAATCCTGTTGCGACAATGGATTGTGAAACGCATGGATGAAAACCCACGATGGGCTGATAGGATCGGGGATATTCTTGGTTCAACGGGGGATATTGAGAGAATTTTAGGAAGAATCGGAATGAAAGGCCGATTGCCGCGAGATCTTGGAGGGATCAGGGATGGAATCCAGGGGGCTATCGAGCTTGCCAAGATGCCAGAATGGACCGAACTGCTGCCGGATCATAAAAGAGATGCTTCGATCGAGATCCTTTCGGCGATGGTTCTCCGGTTGTCCGGAGCTCTGGTGGATGATCCGCCTGTTTCCTGCGGAGAGTCTCCGGTCATTCGCGACGGTTTTGATGCGGAACTGGATGGCTATCGGCACTTTGAAAGGGAAGGCGATCAGGATCTTTTGAAAATTGAAGAAAGAGAGAGACGTTCGACGGGAATCGATACCTTGAGAATCCGTTATAATCAGGTTGCCGGTTATTATATTGAAGTGACCAAGGGGCAGGTATCAAAGGTCCCTTCCCACTATTTCAGAAAACAAACATTGACGGGTGTCGAGCGATATACACTTCCCGAGCTGATGGATTTTGAGCAGCGGATAGCGGAATCCCGCTCAAGGGCTCAACAAAGGGAGTTTGCCCTTTTGGATGAGCTGACGACACTGGTGTTGTCTTTGTCGGCCCAAATTCAGAGAATGGCGGAGTTTCTCGGAACGGTTGATGCATTGCTCTCCTTCGCCAGAGTCGGAAAAAAGAGACAATACGTTTTGCCATCATTTTCAATGGATGGTGCCATGTCGATTACAAATGGACGACACCCGATTGTTGAAGCCAGACTTATGTCGGGGACCTTCATGCCGAACGATACCAACCTTGGGTCTGGGACATTTGTTCTCCTCACGGGTCCAAACATGGCAGGCAAATCAACATATATGAGGCAACTGGCCCTTATCCAGATCATGGCCCAGATGGGAGCACCTGTTCCGGCGGATTCGGCGGTCCTGCCAATTGTTGACCGGATACTGACAAGAGTGGGTGCGAATGATCATATTCTCGAGGGGGAGTCAACCTTTATGGTGGAGATGAAGGAGGTTGCCAGGGTATTGAGGGATGCGACCTCCAAAACGCTTGTCATTCTTGACGAGGTCGGAAGGGGTACCGCTACCTTTGATGGAATGGCCATTGCCTGGGCAGTCTCCGAATATATCCATGATCACATCCGCTCCATGACACTCTTTGCCACACACTATCATGAACTTCATGCCCTGACGGAAAAGGGACAACGATTTTTGAACCAGTCTGTCGCTGTCCGGATCGAGGGAGGCAAGATTTTCTTCCCTCACAGGATCAGCTCGGGTCACTCTTCAAAATCCTACGGCATTGATGTTGCAAAACTGGCAGGGGTTCCGGAGGTTGTGATTGAACGGGCAACACGAATACTCGAACACTGGAATCGTCAAAAGCCATTCAAGGCGATTTCCGACGGGCTTTCCCAATTGCCTGAGAAGGATTCCGGTGCCTTGCCTCTTTTTAACTGGAAGGTGCGCTCTGATAAGCCCACTCAATCCTCATAG
- a CDS encoding uracil-DNA glycosylase, whose protein sequence is MRKSDGKDMDGLLVHLRYLSDLYPDLPVSKTISPKVALGKGADSSLQDQRKDLEAKVDPAESLPLKTPASRSEALDSLAVKVSECRACPLGDSRTNPVFGEGNFNARLLFIGEGPGAEEDRTGRPFVGRAGELLDKMIVAMGLSREEVFIANAVKCRPPSNRTPALVEREACKHFLLEQIRIVSPEAIVLLGQTAIFQVISNESAISSVRGVETLLQDFPGIRIMPTYHPAYLLRNPQAKAVVWKDLQQVMKWLDLPLPVLREK, encoded by the coding sequence ATGAGAAAATCTGATGGCAAAGACATGGATGGACTCCTCGTCCACCTGCGTTATCTTTCAGACCTCTATCCGGATCTTCCCGTGTCTAAAACTATCTCTCCCAAGGTGGCTCTCGGGAAAGGCGCCGATTCTTCCCTGCAAGATCAACGAAAAGATCTGGAGGCAAAAGTCGATCCTGCGGAATCCTTACCACTTAAAACTCCTGCAAGTCGATCCGAGGCACTTGATTCTTTGGCTGTCAAGGTTTCTGAGTGCAGGGCCTGCCCCCTTGGTGATTCCCGGACCAATCCAGTTTTTGGAGAAGGAAATTTCAACGCCAGGCTTCTCTTCATCGGTGAGGGGCCAGGGGCGGAAGAGGACCGGACCGGAAGACCTTTTGTAGGGAGGGCTGGAGAGCTCCTTGATAAAATGATTGTTGCGATGGGGCTCTCAAGGGAGGAGGTCTTTATCGCCAATGCCGTCAAATGCCGTCCACCGTCGAACAGAACCCCAGCTCTTGTTGAGAGGGAGGCTTGCAAACATTTTCTCCTCGAGCAAATCAGGATCGTTTCTCCTGAAGCCATCGTTCTGCTAGGCCAAACTGCGATCTTCCAGGTGATTTCGAATGAGTCGGCCATATCCTCGGTAAGGGGGGTTGAAACACTTCTGCAGGATTTTCCCGGAATCAGGATCATGCCGACATATCATCCCGCCTATTTGCTCAGAAATCCCCAGGCAAAGGCAGTCGTCTGGAAGGATTTGCAGCAGGTCATGAAGTGGCTTGACCTGCCACTGCCCGTTTTGAGGGAAAAGTGA
- a CDS encoding bifunctional ADP-dependent NAD(P)H-hydrate dehydratase/NAD(P)H-hydrate epimerase, producing the protein MKVVIPSEMSRMEKRTIQEGFLSEDLLMERAGLAVARGVLALSPFPSSVVAMVGKGNNGADAVVALRHLALKSIKTAAILLYPEGEHSKALSLALKRLSVAQGGRPDGILHFSPQTSIHKLRHASVIIDGILGTGFKGEPANEVLVAIETMNALHVPVLSVDIPTGLDGETGRGEKAVQANRTVTFAFPKWGLLVDPGCRYTGDLVVSDIGLYPSLSFPAPSRQLILPEDMATLLPKRPPSLHKGQAGHLLVWGGSDGKWGAPMLSGLGGQRAGAGLLTLLFPHTGPKTSFFPEQMIRSLPESFSEGLSAIFDNIDVVAMGPGLSPGSEELQISRYVLDEFSGPVVADAGIFDLYRNFPMSLVRSNGAPLILTPHPGEFARYLNLPVSTVLEHSTELLLEWSEKLSAIILLKGYRTIIAAPDGRMTVNMTGSPNMATAGSGDVLTGVISGLLAQGTSPYEAVILSAYLHGLAGAELAKSRSIGILARELADSVGLVLSAAATEMDQSVPHDPWGDILLTRPARPILPTTGGPYEKI; encoded by the coding sequence ATGAAGGTTGTTATTCCTTCCGAAATGTCCAGAATGGAAAAGAGAACCATTCAGGAAGGTTTTCTCAGCGAAGATCTTTTGATGGAAAGAGCTGGCTTGGCCGTCGCTAGAGGCGTTTTGGCTCTTTCTCCATTTCCTTCCAGTGTTGTCGCAATGGTTGGAAAAGGGAACAACGGCGCTGATGCTGTTGTCGCATTAAGGCACCTGGCTCTCAAAAGCATCAAAACGGCAGCCATTCTCTTATATCCGGAGGGAGAACACTCAAAAGCCCTGAGTTTGGCTTTAAAAAGACTTTCCGTAGCTCAAGGTGGCCGACCGGACGGGATCCTCCATTTTTCTCCCCAAACATCCATCCATAAACTCAGACATGCAAGTGTGATCATTGACGGGATTCTTGGTACAGGCTTCAAGGGAGAACCCGCCAATGAGGTTCTTGTCGCGATTGAAACCATGAACGCCCTTCATGTTCCTGTCCTGTCTGTGGACATCCCCACCGGGCTTGATGGCGAAACCGGAAGGGGAGAGAAGGCCGTTCAGGCGAATCGGACTGTTACCTTCGCCTTTCCCAAATGGGGGCTTCTGGTTGATCCGGGATGTCGTTACACAGGAGATCTGGTTGTTTCTGACATTGGCCTTTATCCTTCACTCTCCTTTCCGGCTCCTTCCCGTCAGCTTATTCTCCCCGAGGATATGGCGACTCTTTTACCCAAAAGGCCACCTTCTCTTCACAAGGGACAAGCTGGCCATCTCCTTGTCTGGGGAGGTAGCGATGGAAAGTGGGGAGCCCCGATGCTCTCCGGTCTCGGTGGCCAGAGGGCAGGAGCAGGGCTTCTCACGCTTCTCTTTCCGCATACGGGACCCAAGACATCTTTTTTCCCTGAGCAGATGATCAGGTCTTTGCCGGAGTCTTTTTCAGAGGGATTGTCGGCAATTTTTGACAACATTGATGTTGTCGCAATGGGGCCCGGTTTGTCTCCTGGATCCGAGGAACTTCAGATTTCCCGATATGTTCTGGATGAGTTTTCGGGGCCTGTTGTGGCAGATGCCGGAATCTTTGACTTATACCGGAATTTTCCCATGAGTCTTGTGCGATCAAATGGAGCTCCCCTGATTCTGACTCCCCATCCCGGAGAGTTTGCTCGTTATCTGAATCTTCCTGTTTCCACTGTTTTGGAGCACTCAACAGAACTTCTGCTGGAATGGTCCGAAAAACTATCAGCCATCATTCTTCTGAAAGGCTACAGAACAATCATCGCTGCTCCTGACGGTCGAATGACCGTGAATATGACAGGAAGTCCGAACATGGCGACAGCGGGTTCGGGAGATGTTCTGACCGGAGTGATTTCCGGTTTGCTCGCTCAGGGAACATCCCCTTATGAAGCGGTGATCTTGTCTGCATATCTCCATGGTTTGGCTGGAGCGGAGCTTGCGAAGTCAAGATCCATTGGTATTTTGGCCAGGGAGCTTGCCGATTCAGTTGGTCTTGTCCTTTCAGCTGCTGCCACGGAAATGGACCAATCGGTTCCTCATGATCCGTGGGGTGATATTCTTCTCACCAGGCCAGCAAGACCAATCCTTCCCACTACAGGCGGACCCTATGAGAAAATCTGA
- the acpS gene encoding holo-ACP synthase produces the protein MENIVSIGTDLVSIDRIRELTEKYGNRFLERIYTRREIAESSLSPAYLSGRFAVKEAVLKAMGTGLSSGLNWRDVETIRMPSGAPTVCLYGEAARRVSAMGSGRIMVSISHERAYALAFVVFLGESP, from the coding sequence TTGGAAAACATTGTTTCCATCGGGACGGACCTTGTGTCCATTGACAGGATACGGGAGCTGACTGAAAAGTATGGCAATCGCTTTCTTGAACGTATTTATACAAGAAGGGAAATTGCGGAGTCCTCTCTTTCCCCGGCGTATCTTTCAGGGCGCTTCGCAGTCAAGGAAGCTGTTCTCAAGGCCATGGGGACCGGTTTATCTTCAGGTTTAAACTGGCGGGACGTTGAAACGATCCGGATGCCATCGGGAGCACCAACCGTTTGTCTTTACGGTGAAGCGGCAAGAAGAGTCTCTGCGATGGGATCCGGGAGGATAATGGTCTCCATATCCCACGAGCGGGCGTATGCTTTGGCGTTTGTCGTTTTTTTGGGGGAGTCTCCATGA